A region of Vicia villosa cultivar HV-30 ecotype Madison, WI unplaced genomic scaffold, Vvil1.0 ctg.000467F_1_1, whole genome shotgun sequence DNA encodes the following proteins:
- the LOC131628582 gene encoding DNA damage-repair/toleration protein DRT102-like, which yields MAESNKDIKIIAGAGADDNSIALKDALLSHLRSLNIEVEDLGNSSYYSIAGEVGRRVSQSLSSSSPEVRGLVACGTGVGVSIFANKFPGVFATTCLTPSEAVNARSINNSNVLAVSGYYTSAETAIEIVDAWLSSPFKSPCPASDNKAWPEEVENFLDKSLVEMPEVGKGGAVSKCVICCLVKNRVLEPVDLIPGGSMKIVKESPTSAFVRFTAGSVEPAHHHTFAHDLVVIEGKKSVWNVTKDERYDLSTGDYLSIPGGDVHRVKYHEETEFFVKWDGQFDIFFNEDLDAANHAIEAANHA from the coding sequence ATGGCAGAGTCCAACAAAGATATCAAAATCATCGCCGGCGCTGGCGCCGATGATAACAGCATTGCTCTCAAAGATGCGTTGCTCTCCCACCTCCGTTCACTCAACATCGAAGTCGAAGATCTTGGAAACTCTTCTTATTACTCTATCGCCGGAGAAGTTGGCCGTCGAGTTTCTCAATCTTTATCATCTTCCTCCCCAGAGGTCCGCGGTCTCGTCGCATGCGGCACTGGCGTCGGCGTCTCCATCTTCGCCAACAAGTTCCCTGGAGTGTTCGCCACCACCTGTCTTACTCCATCTGAAGCTGTCAACGCTCGTTCCATCAACAACTCAAACGTCCTTGCCGTCTCCGGTTATTACACTTCAGCAGAAACCGCTATCGAGATTGTTGACGCGTGGTTGAGTTCACCGTTCAAGTCTCCTTGTCCTGCAAGCGACAACAAAGCGTGGCCAGAGGAGGTGGAGAACTTTCTAGACAAGTCTCTGGTTGAAATGCCGGAAGTCGGAAAGGGAGGTGCGGTTAGCAAGTGTGTTATATGCTGTTTGGTGAAGAACAGGGTGCTGGAGCCGGTGGACTTGATTCCGGGTGGGTCAATGAAGATTGTTAAGGAGAGTCCGACTTCAGCGTTTGTGAGATTCACGGCGGGGAGTGTGGAGCCGGCACATCATCACACGTTTGCGCATGATTTGGTAGTGATTGAAGGGAAGAAGAGTGTTTGGAATGTGACAAAAGATGAGAGGTATGATCTATCAACTGGGGATTACTTGTCTATTCCTGGTGGTGATGTGCATAGAGTGAAGTACCATGAGGAGACTGAGTTCTTCGTCAAGTGGGATGGtcaatttgatatattttttaacgAGGATCTTGATGCTGCCAATCATGCAATTGAGGCTGCTAATCATGCGTAG